GCTGACGCTTGGCGTAGTGAACAGCGATACGACGCTGACCACGCTCAATGAACACCACGAAACCGATAATCGCTACTGCCAGCAAACCGATGGCAACCAGGGCGAAGATGTTGATATCCCCCTGACGCGCAGACTCGAAAGACTGCCCGATTGCTCTCGGAAGACCGGCGACGATTCCCGAAAAAATCAACATCGAGATACCGTTGCCTACACCACGCTCAGTAATCTGCTCACCCAGCCACATCATGAACATCGCACCAGCCACAAACGTGGATACCGCGACGAAATGGAAGCCAAAGTCACCAGTGAACGCAACGCCCTGCCCTGCCAGGCCAATGGACATGCCAATGGCCTGAACGAGAGCCAGGACGACGGTGCCGTAGCGGGTGTACTGGCTGATCTTGCGACGGCCAGCTTCACCTTCCTTCTTCAACTGCTCCAGCTGCGGGCTGACGGCGGTCATCAGTTGCATGATGATCGATGCCGAAATGTACGGCATGATCCCCAGTGCAAAGATGCTCATCCGCTCCAGCGCGCCGCCGGAAAACATGTTGAACAAGCTAAGAATGGTCCCCTCATTCTGTCGAAACAGGTCCGCGAGTCGGTCCGGGTTGATACCTGGAACCGGGATGTGTGCGCCTATTCGGTAGACGATAATCGCCAGGAACAGAAAACGCAGACGAGCCCAGAGTTCAGACATACCGCCTTTGCCGAGCGCAGAGAGAGCACCTTGCTTAGCCATTTATTCCTCGAACTTGCCGCCAGCTGCTTCGATAGCCGCACGCGCACCTTTGGTGGCGCCGATTCCCTTGCCGATAGTGACAGCGCGAGTCACTTCACCGGACAGCATGATTTTCACACGCTGCACGTTGACGTTGATCACGTTGGCATCTTTCAGGGACTGCACGGTGACGATGTCGCCTTCCACTTTAGCCAGCTCGGACAGACGCACTTCTGCGCGGTCCATGGCCTTCAGGGAAACGAAACCGAACTTCGGCAGGCGACGATGCAGCGGTTGTTGACCGCCTTCAAAGCCTGGAGCAATGGTGCCACCGGAGCGGGAAGTCTGACCTTTGTGACCACGGCCACCAGTCTTACCCAAACCACTACCGATACCACGGCCCGGACGATGCTTTTCGCGACGGGAACCCGGCGCTGGACTCAGATCATTGAGTTTCATCGATTAACCCTCGACACGCAGCATGTAGTAAGCCTTGTTGATCATCCCGCGATTCTCGGGAGTATCCTGGACTTCTACAGTGTGACCGATGCGACGCAGACCCAGACCCTTAACGCACAGTTTGTGGTTAGGGATGCGGCCGGTCATGCTTTTGATCAGCGTAACTTTAACGGTAGCCATGATTACTTGATCTCCTCAACACGCAGGCCACGCTTGGCTGCGATGGACTCAGGAGACTGCATAGCCTTCAGACCCTTGAAAGTGGCGTGAACCACGTTTACAGGGTTAGTCGAGCCGTAGCACTTGGCCAGAACGTTCTGAACGCCAGCAACTTCGAGGACAGCACGCATAGCGCCGCCAGCGATGATACCGGTACCTTCAGAAGCAGGCTGCATGTACACCTTCGAAGCGCCGTGAGCGGACTTCATTGCGTACTGCAGGGTAGTGCCGTTCAGATCAACCTGGATCATGTTGCGGCGAGCAGCTTCCATTGCCTTCTGGATCGCAGCAGGCACTTCACGCGACTTGCCACGGCCGAAGCCAACACGGCCCTTACCATCACCAACCACGGTCAACGCGGTGAAAGTGAAGATACGGCCGCCTTTAACGGTTTTGGCTACGCGGTTAACTTGAACCAGCTTCTCAATGTAGCCTTCGTCGCGCTTTTGGTCGTTATTTGACATAACTTAGAACTCCAGCCCAGCTTCACGAGCAGCATCAGCCAGCGCTTTTACGCGGCCGTGGTACTTGAAGCCAGAGCGGTCGAAAGCCACCTGCGAGACGCCAGCGGCCTTAGCACGCGTAGCGACCAGCTGGCCAACCTTAGTGGCCGCGTCGATGTTGCCAGTGGCGCCATCACGCAGTTCTTTATCCAAAGTCGAGGCGCTTGCCAGGACTTTGTTGCCGTCGGCCGAAATGACCTGGGCGTAGATGTGCTGCGAAGAGCGGAACACGCAGAGACGCACGACTTCGAGTTCGTGCATTTTCAGGCGTGCTTTGCGAGCGCGACGCAGTCGAGTAACTTTTTTGTCGGTCATTTGCTATGCCCTACTTCTTCTTGGCTTCTTTACGACGGACGACTTCGTCCGCGTAGCGCACACCTTTGCCTTTGTACGGCTCTGGTGGACGGAAGTCGCGGATCTCGGCGGCCACTTGACCTACCAGCTGCTTGTCGATGCCCTTGATCAGGATATCGGTCTGGCTAGGAGTCTCAGCGGTGATGCCTTCCGGCAGTTCGTAATCCACTGGGTGCGAGAAGCCAAGAGCCAGGTTCAGCACCTGACCTTTTGCTTGCGCTTTGTAACCAACACCGACCAGCTGGAGCTTGCGCTCGAAGCCTTGGCTTACGCCCTGGACCATGTTGTTTACCAACGCACGAGTGGTACCGGCCATTGCGCGAGTCTGCTGATCGCCATTGCGAGCAGCAAAACGCAGCTCACCGGCTTCTTCAACGATCTCAACGGACGAATGGACGTTCAGTTCAAGAGTACCCTTGGCACCCTTCACCGAAAGCTGTTGGCCTGCGAATTTTACTTCGACACCGGCTGGCAGCTTAACGGGGTTCTTAGCGACGCGAGACATGCTTATCCCCCCTTAGAACACAGTGCAAAGAACTTCGCCGCCGACACCGGCAGCGCGCGCAGCACGATCAGTCATCACACCTTTGTTGGTGGAGACGATAGACACGCCGAGACCGCCACGTACTTTTGGCAGTTCTTCGACGGACTTGTACTGACGCAGG
This genomic window from Pseudomonas kribbensis contains:
- the secY gene encoding preprotein translocase subunit SecY; this translates as MAKQGALSALGKGGMSELWARLRFLFLAIIVYRIGAHIPVPGINPDRLADLFRQNEGTILSLFNMFSGGALERMSIFALGIMPYISASIIMQLMTAVSPQLEQLKKEGEAGRRKISQYTRYGTVVLALVQAIGMSIGLAGQGVAFTGDFGFHFVAVSTFVAGAMFMMWLGEQITERGVGNGISMLIFSGIVAGLPRAIGQSFESARQGDINIFALVAIGLLAVAIIGFVVFIERGQRRIAVHYAKRQQGRKVFAAQTSHLPLKVNMAGVIPAIFASSILLFPASLGAWFGQSEGMGWLQDISQSIAPGQPLNILLFSAGIIFFCFFYTALMFNPKDVAENLKKSGAFIPGIRPGEQSARYIDGVLTRLTMFGALYMTAVCLLPQFLVVAANVPFYLGGTSLLIVVVVVMDFMSQVQSHLVSHQYESLMKKANLKGYGSGMLR
- the rplO gene encoding 50S ribosomal protein L15 encodes the protein MKLNDLSPAPGSRREKHRPGRGIGSGLGKTGGRGHKGQTSRSGGTIAPGFEGGQQPLHRRLPKFGFVSLKAMDRAEVRLSELAKVEGDIVTVQSLKDANVINVNVQRVKIMLSGEVTRAVTIGKGIGATKGARAAIEAAGGKFEE
- the rpmD gene encoding 50S ribosomal protein L30; the protein is MATVKVTLIKSMTGRIPNHKLCVKGLGLRRIGHTVEVQDTPENRGMINKAYYMLRVEG
- the rpsE gene encoding 30S ribosomal protein S5; its protein translation is MSNNDQKRDEGYIEKLVQVNRVAKTVKGGRIFTFTALTVVGDGKGRVGFGRGKSREVPAAIQKAMEAARRNMIQVDLNGTTLQYAMKSAHGASKVYMQPASEGTGIIAGGAMRAVLEVAGVQNVLAKCYGSTNPVNVVHATFKGLKAMQSPESIAAKRGLRVEEIK
- the rplR gene encoding 50S ribosomal protein L18, whose amino-acid sequence is MTDKKVTRLRRARKARLKMHELEVVRLCVFRSSQHIYAQVISADGNKVLASASTLDKELRDGATGNIDAATKVGQLVATRAKAAGVSQVAFDRSGFKYHGRVKALADAAREAGLEF
- the rplF gene encoding 50S ribosomal protein L6: MSRVAKNPVKLPAGVEVKFAGQQLSVKGAKGTLELNVHSSVEIVEEAGELRFAARNGDQQTRAMAGTTRALVNNMVQGVSQGFERKLQLVGVGYKAQAKGQVLNLALGFSHPVDYELPEGITAETPSQTDILIKGIDKQLVGQVAAEIRDFRPPEPYKGKGVRYADEVVRRKEAKKK